The Oncorhynchus gorbuscha isolate QuinsamMale2020 ecotype Even-year linkage group LG08, OgorEven_v1.0, whole genome shotgun sequence DNA window AGATCTAGCTGTCTTAATAAGGTATTATTTAATTAATTGCCAATTTTCCATCATTGATttacaggagagggagatggagctgATTATATCCTGGACCTACAGAGTATGTATTTGGACATTGACATTCATCATTGTCTGATGAATAAAGAGGAGAAATATGATGTGAATCCTGAAAAATGGGAGGGTCACAACTTTTCATATTATTGCCACCTCCCTGAACATTTCTCTCATGCCCATACTGGAGGatctggagaaggaggaggagctgaAGGAGAAGGCAGGGGAGTATGAGACtggtgaggatgaggagatgCAGGAGATCCGCCAGCTGGCCAaacagatcagagagaagaggaagctAAAGATTGTGTGCTCCAAAGAGAAGGATGTGCATTGCCCCAGACTACCCAGAACTGTCGAGATGGTGATGTGGATGGAGATCTTGTTTATATGAATATAACTTTTACAGTTAATCTTGTTTTATAGCCTGTCTTTTAAAAAAAGTATTGTACCTTTACAGGTTGAAAGAAACTCTGGAGAAAGAAATGGGAGACCTTGGTCTGGACATGACTGGCAAAGATGATGTAAGTTTGTTTTCATTTTTTCCCTGTGTATGTAAAAGAATATATTTTAACATGCTACAGCTGTTATGCTGTATGGCAGGGGTCTAAATAAGTACCCGAATAGAGCGGAATAATGAAAAAAGCattggaactggcttcgaggtccggAGTTTAGTTTGAGGGCTGTAGTGTATTCACACATTTCTGCTCATGCTCATTCAGAGCCACTATGCGGTGAATGCCCGTAGATCCCGGAGTGTTGGTGTTGCCAAGAAACGCAAGCGTGAGGCATCCATAGCTCCCACCTCTCGAACCCGCTGCCAGATTGTTAGAGTGGGGGACGTGAGGCAATCTGGTGTTCGTGATCCTAAGTTTTGTGATGGCTATTTAGAGAGTTTATCCGGTTTATGTATTATGATGCATTTACCTGACACTTCAACATTATATGGCAGCCATGTTTGCTCCTCATCACGATTACATGGGGAATGTACAAAAACATACGATAAAACTAAATATCTAGAATGAGCATTATAATGCATTTACGTCACACTACAACATTATATGGCAGCCATATTAGCTCCCCATTAAAATGACATGGGGGAATATTTAAATAATTATATGTAACTGAATGTATAGAATTAGAACAATATTCTAAAAGTTGGCATAACTCAAAATGTGCAGCTCTGGGCTACTTCATCTTTTACTGTCATCAGGTGAATTGGCTTGTGTTAAAAATATGCACAATGCATATTGGGAAAGTGTTAATCCCCTGGCTTAAAGAAATGTAGTTTTAGGAGATGTTAtgattgtgtgtgtctgaagTGGCACCCTAttatgggcccaggtcaaaagtactgctctatatagggatatgagtgacatttgggacacaacctgtgTTTTACTAAGGGTTTACTGAAAGTATTTTTTCCTGTATAGATAGCGAAGAAGGCCAAGAAGTTGATGAAGAGCCAACAGAAGGACATGAACTGccaggggaagaagggagaggcagacagacatgtATTTGACCTCAAGCCAAAACCTATTTTTCTCTGGCAAGAGAATGTCCGGAACAAATGATCACAGATAAAGGCATTGATCGATGTGGTTGACGCGGTTTTCAGTGTAATCCACCTTCTGTCAGAATTGTATACTTTTCACTGGAGTAAATCTGAAAATAAATGTTTGCCCTTTTCTGAATTATCTTTCATCATATTGAGGTAATGAGTGACACAAGTGACATTCCTGGTTTTGGAAAGCTGCATAGTGGAGCACAAACCTCAATTCACCACAAGGTATCAGCCAGCAATTTTAGTGGTAGTTTGACTTCTGTGTTACTTACATGAACATCCACTGTCAAAGCTTCCAATTGCTGTGGCTACCAATTGTGATAAATAATCTCAAAGCGCATTCAAGTGAAGTGTACTTGAATTGTAAACTGTAAATGGAACGTATTGCCTTAACTCCTAGAATGTATCAATTGTATTGCTTTGGTGTAGCTAGAAACAAAGAAGATGAAGCTGCACACACCGTAACAGTTAAGTCCTCTCAACAAATGTGAGTTTCTTCTACTGTGTACACTGCAGTGGGGGAAGTGATTAAATGTATAATCCAAAATGTGTCTCACTGGTGCTTTATTAAAACTAAATGTGAATAATTGACTATCTTATGCTGTCTGTTAATTCCAGTGTGATGAAAAAATAGATATATCTACAATTTTAGGAAAATCATAGCTTGTGTATATGAGAAAAATATTGTGGTCCTACTTGATTTATGGAGTTTGTCCAAAGGGGGTGTTGAAAACAAAAATTGGGTAATGACCCCGGAACTAGGCGTAACTTCCTTCGGTGGCCCGGATGAAACGGCCAGTCAGTTAGCTGCTATCTGTTTGACAGTGGGTAGCTGCATAGACTGTCAAAAGAAGGGAAGCTAGACGTCAACAAGAACCTcagtaaatatttttttctcgTAGATAATGGCAAATGGGTTTATGGCAGAATAAATTTCGGAGCGACTTGGAACAAATATCTGGATTTCTAGTATTGTAAGTATAAatgtatgttttattttattgtatgTGCACGGTTCTCTGCTAGCGAGTTCGCTAGCTCACTAACTAGCTCGGTACGTCAATTTAGTTAACTAGTTAGCGTCGTAGTAGGTCGCACCTTAGCTATTTTTTGTTGTCATTTTCGGTGTACATTTTGTTCAAAATAGCTAGATAGTAGACAGTCTTCGTTCTGTCACCTCAGTAATATCAATGAACATTTGTCAGATGGGTAGCATGAGTTATTTCCCgtcataactagctagctaggtagtttGACAACTAGCTAGTCTGGTTAACTAACTACGTTCTTACTAGGGAATCAGGCAGGGTGGCTTGACAGGGATTGGTTTTAGGTTAATCTCCAACAGTAATTGTTAACTTGCAGTAACGTTTGTTAGTATGTATTGTGTCACATTCGTTGAACGTTTTTTTGCCTAACATCAGTCCTTCACACACCCCTTCAAGGGCAACATGATTCCAAGATTGACATGTGGACATCACATAGTTATTATCAGTCATGATATTAAGTTAATCTTACGTTttatctattccatttattttatgATGACTCCAGTACCTGTCAGACATGCTCCTCAAGATGTCCTCTTTAAATCAatgagataaaaaaatatatatatatatatttcacctttatttaaccaggtaggcaagttgagaacaagttctcatttacaattgcgacctggccaagataaagcaaagcagttcgacagatacaacgacacagagttacacatagagtaaaacaaacattccatcaataatacagtataaacaagtctatatacgatgtgagcaaatgaggtgagataaggggggtaaaggcaaaaaaggccatggtggcaaagtaaatacaatatagcaagtaaaacactggaatggtagttttgcaatagaagaatgtgcaaagtagaaataaaaataatggggtgcaaaggagcaaaataaataaataaattaaatacagtttcccaactgtatttacatttacattacatttaagtcatttagcagacgctcttatccagagcgacttacaaattggtgcattcaccttatgacatccagtgggacagtcactaacaatagtgcatctaaaacttaggggggtggggtgagagggattacttaacctatcctaggtattccttaaagaggtggggtttcaggtgtctccggaaggtggtgattgactccgctgtcctggcgtcgtgagggagtttgttccaccattggggggccagggcagcgaacagttttgactgggctgagcgggagctgtacttcctcagtggtagggaggcgagcaggccagaggtggatgaacgcagtgcccttgtttgggtgtagggcctgatcagagcctggaggtactgaggtgccgttcccctcacagctccgtaggcaagcaccatggtcttgtagcggatgcgagcttcaactggaagccagtggagagaacggaggagcggggtgacgtgagagaacttgggaaggttgaacaccagacgggctgcggcgttctggatgagttgaaggggtttaatggcacaggcagggagcccagccaacag harbors:
- the LOC124041908 gene encoding GTP-binding protein 4-like isoform X2; this encodes MKGKKVHDVLNRLHLAVPAKRDEKVRPPFIPEGTRIGRKTVEVDAPKRKTEREMELIISWTYRDLEKEEELKEKAGEYETGEDEEMQEIRQLAKQIREKRKLKIVCSKEKDVHCPRLPRTVEMVERNSGERNGRPWSGHDWQR
- the LOC124041908 gene encoding GTP-binding protein 4-like isoform X1, producing MIQGEKNINVYTGKLLADCVHGKMKGKKVHDVLNRLHLAVPAKRDEKVRPPFIPEGTRIGRKTVEVDAPKRKTEREMELIISWTYRDLEKEEELKEKAGEYETGEDEEMQEIRQLAKQIREKRKLKIVCSKEKDVHCPRLPRTVEMVERNSGERNGRPWSGHDWQR